Proteins from one Impatiens glandulifera chromosome 2, dImpGla2.1, whole genome shotgun sequence genomic window:
- the LOC124926837 gene encoding protein GFS12, giving the protein MHQQMCSGCLERRIHFDFSQKLIFSYGISSSVHPFSSTAVVQMVYADGEASPQFLLTCVLNSTDYCLRKYIEELYEEGRETKVAGVISSAHNEVTLADLGCGDPKCRFSCKFSCYRTITSLAPIAQVGISSDSTFEDIVLNLVSGFPEDNILNSLTTLIEGKASPRESVNFLHLLGIPSFRENDFPGCLRHPNLAPILGMVKASEYTGILLPMTPFTLENILHFSPGVFKSEWHIQFLIYQLLSALAHIHGLGVSHSNLCPSNVFLTDFCWSWIHVMDGSQLDSCQSSSCSEVSNVTGCCMEDCVSQGVFTDIRFSQTLDWHSAFQSWWRGDLSNFDYLLVLNRLAGRRWGDHSFHPVMPWVIDFSTKPDEKNDAGWRDLRRSKWRLAKGDEQLDFTYSSSEIPHHVSDECLSELAVCSYKARRLPLRILRMAVRSVYEPNEYPSSMQRLYQWTPDECIPEFYSDPQIFISLHSGMNDLVVPSWADSPHEFIRLHREALESNHVSREINHWIDITFGYKMSGEAAIAAKNVMLPFSDTTVPRSMGRRQLFSQPHPPRRASFMETNVNSNSSMRQSQLNGVDCQNVLLETSHLLELEETAAFCEHALHLSPLYYDEIGNSVSDDHCVVEAQKEAMYKATVFVKSSVPDINSILENIDVEDCGTVGYQDLLLWSEKLLNCNVSSKGAGRDIFSIGCILAELYLKRPLFNSISLSVYHQTGVLPSSIGELPPHAQVLVEACIQKDWRRRPSAKCLLESPYFTKVVKSCFLFLAPLQLLAKDGSCLCYAASFAKQGALKAMGTFAAEKCASYCLSFTVVPLSDAEAEYAYVLLKEFLKCLKEDAVKTIVVPAIQKILQATGYSHLKFSLLQDSFMREIWNCIGKQAYLECIHPLVISNLWVSPDKSSAAAASVLLICSSEELGIPVTVQQTILPLIQCFGRGISSDGIDVLLRIGGLLGETFIVTQILPLLRNVIHSCIDVSCLNKPEPLQSWSSSAFVDCVMTLDGLLTFLSKEVIVQEFIEHGTFLHLMALMQTNFGIQVLQVAATSLVAICERVGPDLTALHVLPRLKGLFDELAFSQEITSASDSSGRSIRGSMQKVDVEKITSRIDLVLLLYPSFASLLGIEKLRQCCTTWLLLEQFLLRNYNWKWEYTRESLRSSPENLNTKRSVSMKKTPSDYAPAKMLLNGVGWSVPQSQGQKGTKNLMPPSKRTNEPFQDLVEQHASFSTSGKEEPWHWFPSLATNWDAPDFVGRLGGPKDELPWKIRASIIHSIRAHHGVVRSVAVCADECTVFTGGVGQGFRGTVLKWDLSRMGCTIGYYGHEEVVNDMCVLPYWERIASCDGTIHIWNSQTGKVILILAESSSALSLHSSGDGVQNSASTNVSSEQANVLNSSSSSSVTTNGIFSSVFAFDERLYTCMHYLKSMERLVVGTGNGSIRFIDVPQGQKLHLWRSESGESSFPSLISCLSSCGSDKMQGKEGGQPPSWIAAGLSSGNCKLLDTRSGNIIASWRAHEGYLTKLASPEEHLLVSSSLDKTLRVWDLRRSWMKPEASVVFKGHNDGITGFSMWGQDVISIAKNKIGLSSLSRPADEDGQQQIRPQYLYLAERGTRNMSVLSSSSIMPFSRLFLVGTEDGYLKICC; this is encoded by the exons ATGCACCAACAAATGTGTTCAGGGTGCCTTGAACGGCGAATTCACTTCGACTTCTCCCAAAAGTTAATCTTCTCGTATGGCATCTCCTCTTCTGTTCATCCTTTCAGCTCTACTGCCGTCGTTCAG ATGGTGTATGCCGATGGGGAAGCTTCACCTCAGTTTTTGTTAACCTGTGTACTGAATTCCACTGACTATTGCTTGAGGAAGTACAT CGAGGAATTGTACGAAGAAGGTCGTGAAACTAAAGTTGCCGGTGTGATTTCCTCTGCACACAATGAAGTAACTTTAGCTGATCTGGGTTGCGGAGATCCAAAATGTAGATTTTCTTGCAAGTTTTCTTGCTATAGAACAATTACTTCTTTGGCTCCAATTGCTCAGGTTGGGATCTCATCGGACTCTACTTTTGAAGATATCGTTTTGAACTTGGTATCTGGATTTCCCGAAGACAACATCTTAAATTCACTTACAACTTTGATTGAAGGAAAAGCTTCCCCAAGAGAGAGTGTAAATTTTCTGCATTTACTTGGTATACCTTCATTCAGGGAGAATGATTTCCCTGGTTGTCTGAGGCACCCTAACTTAGCCCCTATATTGGGGATGGTAAAAGCATCCGAATACACGGGTATTCTTCTTCCCATGACACCATTTACTCTGGAAAACATTCTTCACTTTTCCCCTGGAGTGTTCAAGTCTGAATGGCATATACAGTTCTTAATTTATCAGCTTCTATCTGCTTTGGCACACATTCATGGCCTTGGAGTTTCCCATAGTAATTTATGTCCATCCAATGTATTCTTAACTGATTTCTGCTGGTCTTGGATCCACGTCATGGATGGCTCTCAGTTGGACTCATGCCAGAGTTCAAGCTGTAGTGAAGTATCCAATGTTACTGGCTGTTGCATGGAGGATTGTGTTTCTCAAGGAGTTTTCACGGACATAAGGTTTTCACAGACTTTGGATTGGCATTCTGCCTTCCAAAGCTGGTGGAGGGGAGACTTGAGCAATTTTGATTATCTTCTTGTGCTAAATAGATTGGCTGGAAGAAGGTGGGGGGATCACTCGTTTCATCCAGTAATGCCTTGGGTTATAGATTTCAGTACAAAACCGGATGAGAAAAATGACGCAGGATGGCGAGATCTAAGGAGGAGCAAATGGCGGTTGGCAAAAGGTGACGAGCAGCTGGACTTCACATATTCAAGTTCTGAGATCCCACATCATGTGTCAGATGAATGCCTATCTGAACTGGCTGTCTGCAGTTATAAAGCAAGGAGACTACCACTGAGAATTTTGCGTATGGCTGTTCGGTCGGTCTATGAACCAAACGAATATCCTTCTTCCATGCAAAGGCTTTATCAGTGGACCCCTGATGAATGTATCCCTGAATTCTACTCTGATCCTCAAATATTCATTTCCTTACATTCTGGAATGAATGACTTGGTAGTACCTTCATGGGCTGATTCTCCTCATGAGTTCATTAGACTCCACAGAGAAGCTTTAGAAAGCAATCATGTTTCACGTGAGATTAATCACTGGATTGACATCACTTTTGGATACAAGATGTCAGGTGAGGCAGCTATTGCAGCTAAGAATGTGATGCTTCCTTTTTCAGACACCACTGTACCTAGGTCAATGGGCCGCCGCCAGCTCTTTTCTCAACCTCACCCTCCTCGTAGGGCTTCTTTCATGGAAACTAATGTTAACTCTAATTCATCTATGCGACAATCCCAACTTAATGGAGTTGATTGCCAGAATGTCCTTCTAGAAACTTCTCATTTACTAGAACTGGAAGAAACGGCAGCATTTTGTGAACATGCTTTGCACTTAAGTCCCCTATATTACGATGAGATAGGGAACTCTGTAAGCGATGACCATTGTGTAGTAGAAGCTCAAAAGGAAGCTATGTATAAAGCTACTGTCTTTGTTAAATCGTCCGTGCCAGACATAAACTCTATCCTAGAGAACATTGACGTGGAAGATTGTGGTACAGTGGGATACCAAGATCTATTGCTTTGGAGTGAGAAACTATTAAATTGTAATGTGTCCTCAAAAGGGGCTGGAAGAGACATATTCTCTATTGGCTGTATTCTAGCAGAGCTTTATTTAAAAAGGCCACTGTTTAATTCAATTTCTTTATCTGTCTATCATCAGACTGGTGTCTTACCTAGCTCTATTGGAGAACTTCCTCCTCATGCTCAAGTGCTTGTTGAGGCATGCATTCAGAAGGACTGGAGAAG GAGGCCTTCTGCCAAATGTCTTTTGGAATCCCCATACTTCACCAAGGTTGTCAAGTCATGCTTCTTGTTTCTTGCTCCCCTCCAACTTCTGGCAAAAGATGGATCTTGTCTTTGTTATGCTGCTTCTTTTGCAAAACAAGGAGCACTGAAAGCAATGGGAACATTTGCTGCTGAAAAGTGTGCTTCCTATTGTCTATCATTTACAGTGGTTCCTTTGTCAGATGCTGAAGCTGAGTATGCCTATGTATTACTGAAAGAGTTTCTAAAATGTCTTAAAGAAGATGCAGTGAAGACAATAGTTGTGCCCGCAATTCAGAAGATTCTACAG GCTACAGGTTACTCACATTTGAAGTTTTCTTTACTCCAAGATTCATTTATGCGCGAGATATGGAATTGCATTGGTAAACAGGCATACCTGGAGTGTATACATCCTCTAGTAATATCAAACTTGTGGGTTTCTCCTGATAAGAGTTCAGCGGCTGCTGCTTCTGTGCTGCTGATTTGCTCCAGTGAAGAACTTGGAATACCGGTTACCGTTCAGCAG ACAATTTTGCCTCTGATTCAGTGTTTTGGAAGAGGGATTTCAAGTGATGGAATTGATGTCCTTCTTAGAATTG GTGGGCTTTTGGGAGAGACTTTTATAGTCACACAGATTTTACCTTTGCTAAGGAATGTTATTCACTCTTGTATCGATGTTTCATGTTTGAACAAGCCTGAACCCCTGCAAAGCTGGAGCTCTTCAGCCTTTGTTGATTGTGTAATGACACTGGATGGTCTTCTTACATTCTTGTCCAAGGAGGTGATTGTTCAGGAGTTTATAGAG CATGGTACTTTTCTGCATCTTATGGCACTCATGCAAACAAATTTTGGTATACAAGTCCTTCAG GTAGCTGCAACAAGTCTCGTTGCTATCTGTGAACGGGTTGGCCCAGATTTAACTGCACTACATGTCCTTCCCAGGCTCAAAGGGTTGTTTGACGAACTTGCTTTCTCTCAGGAAATCACTAGCGCTTCTGATTCTTCAGGAAGAAGCATAAGGGGCTCCATGCAGAAAGTGGATGTGGAGAAAATCACAAGCCGCATTGACCTTGT GTTGCTTCTTTACCCCTCTTTTGCATCTCTTCTTGGAATAGAGAAACTACGGCAATGCTGTACGACATGGTTGCTTCTGGAGCAGTTCCTTTTGCGCAATTATAACTGGAAG TGGGAATACACGAGAGAGTCACTTCGAAGTAGCCCTGAAAATCTAAACACAAAAAGGTCTGTTTCTATGAAGAAAACACCATCTGATTATGCCCCAGCTAAGATGTTGTTAAACGGTGTTGGGTGGTCGGTTCCACAATCTCAAGGCCAAAAGGGAACCAAGAATTTGATGCCGCCCAGTAAAAGGACAAATGAACCTTTTCAGGATCTTGTTGAGCAGCATGCATCGTTCTCAACCTCTGGAAAGGAAGAGCCCTGGCATTGGTTTCCCAGTCTAGCAACCAACTGGGATGCTCCTGATTTTGTTGGACGTCTAGGGGGACCAAAAGACGAATTACCATGGAAGATTAGAGCTTCTATCATACATAGTATCCGTGCACATCATGGAGTAGTAAGGTCAGTAGCTGTTTGTGCAGATGAGTGTACAGTTTTCACTGGAGGGGTTGGCCAAGGATTTAGAGGAACAGTTCTGAAGTGGGACTTGTCCAGGATGGGCTGTACAATTGGTTATTATGGTCATGAAGAG GTTGTGAATGATATGTGTGTGTTGCCATATTGGGAAAGAATAGCTTCTTGTGATGGAACAATTCATATTTGGAACAGCCAGACAGGAAAAGTGATATTAATACTTGCAGAGTCATCATCTGCATTGTCTTTGCATTCTTCTGGTGATGGTGTTCAAAATTCAGCATCAACAAATGTTAGTAGCGAGCAAGCTAATGTATTGAACTCTTCCTCGTCCAGTTCAGTAACAACAAATGGCATATTCTCTTCTGTATTTGCATTTGATGAGCGTCTATATACTTGTATGCATTACTTAAAGTCGATGGAAAGGCTTGTAGTGGGTACTGGAAATGGTTCGATTAGATTTATTGACGTTCCTCAAGGTCAAAAGCTTCATCTTTGGAGGAGTGAATCTGGTGAATCGAGTTTCCCTTCTCTTATCTCCTGTTTAAGCTCGTGTGGATCTGACAAAATGCAAGGCAAAGAAGGCGGTCAACCCCCATCTTGGATTGCAGCTGGACTAAGCTCTGGAAACTGCAAATTGCTTGACACAAGGAGTGGAAATATCATTGCTTCATGGCGGGCTCATGAAGGGTACTTGACAAAG TTAGCTTCACCTGAGGAACATTTGCTTGTGTCAAGTTCTCTTGACAAAACTTTAAGAGTGTGGGATTTGAGAAG GAGCTGGATGAAACCAGAGGCAAGTGTTGTTTTCAAAGGTCACAATGATGGTATAACTGGGTTCTCCATGTGGGGACAAGATGTGATTTCAATAGCAAAAAACAAGATTGGACTTTCCTCATTATCCCGACCTGCAGATGAA GATGGGCAGCAGCAGATCAGACCTCAGTATCTGTATTTGGCAGAGCGTGGAACAAGAAATATGTCAGTTTTATCGAGTTCAAGCATAATGCCATTCTCTAGATTATTTCTTGTGGGAACTGAGGATGGTTATTTGAAGATATGCTGTTAG